A portion of the Kribbella jejuensis genome contains these proteins:
- a CDS encoding amino acid ABC transporter ATP-binding protein, with protein sequence MPLVHAVNVTKSFHHNEVLKGIDLDVERGQVVCLLGPSGSGKTTFLRCINQLETIDGGRIWVDDELMGYADRDGKLYRLKNKEIAAQRREIGMVFQRFNLFPHMTALENIIEAPTQVRRESKKTAKERAMKLLDRVGLADRCNAYPAQLSGGQQQRVAIARALAMQPKLMLFDEPTSALDPELVGEVLAVMRELALDGMTMIVVTHEMAFAREVADTVVFMDGGVVVEAGPPKDVINNPQHSRTQAFLTRLRSEHEHP encoded by the coding sequence ATGCCGCTGGTCCATGCGGTCAACGTGACCAAGTCCTTCCACCACAACGAGGTGCTGAAGGGCATCGACCTGGACGTCGAACGCGGCCAGGTGGTCTGCCTGCTCGGCCCGTCCGGGTCCGGCAAGACCACCTTCCTGCGCTGCATCAACCAGCTCGAGACGATCGACGGTGGCCGGATCTGGGTCGACGACGAGCTGATGGGGTACGCCGACCGCGACGGCAAGCTGTACCGCCTGAAGAACAAGGAGATCGCGGCGCAGCGGCGTGAGATCGGGATGGTGTTCCAGCGGTTCAACCTGTTCCCGCACATGACCGCGCTGGAGAACATCATCGAGGCGCCGACGCAGGTCCGGCGGGAGTCGAAGAAGACCGCCAAGGAACGGGCGATGAAGCTGCTCGACCGGGTCGGTCTCGCGGACCGTTGCAACGCGTACCCGGCGCAGCTGTCCGGTGGTCAGCAGCAGCGGGTGGCGATCGCGCGGGCGCTGGCGATGCAGCCGAAGCTGATGCTGTTCGACGAGCCGACGTCCGCGCTCGACCCGGAACTGGTCGGCGAGGTACTGGCGGTGATGCGTGAGCTCGCGCTGGACGGGATGACGATGATCGTGGTCACCCACGAGATGGCGTTCGCCCGCGAGGTCGCGGACACCGTCGTCTTCATGGACGGCGGCGTCGTCGTCGAAGCCGGCCCGCCCAAGGACGTCATCAACAACCCGCAGCACTCCCGCACCCAGGCCTTCCTCACCCGCCTGCGGTCGGAACACGAACACCCGTAG